catttcattaaaactaacattcaggaataaacaaagtttaaaagcaaacaatacaactgaggaaatgcaaacagtagggaaacacggcctagtgactaatcagtgacgaggatgagtTGTCTTGTCTTGATACACTGGCTTTAGGGAGATAATTGTCTTTGACCCGTTTTCAGCCATTCTGATTCGGCAAAgtattagtgacaacattgggaccaacattcttaaaagatagcatctttgatctaaccaactcttgaactctggccttcaaagggaaacatctttctaaatcatggcccgctgccccttgacggaaaggacaatgaagatcagacctaaaaccttctggaagagCATTCCGAGGAGGAAGAATCAGCTTGATGGTATACAAACAACttcgaagatggagacagacaaggataagtttcatggataacctggatgtatgtatgcgaatgatgcaattgttgtttaaatttttttttagttttaaagaacttaagatattaatttgcaaacattcaagcattggattaatgcattgatcaagttatcatcaaaatcaatcatccattttggtggattagagttttcaccccatcaacacccaagatccattgagtttgacgaaacttacgatgtttacaaaaaaaagacctttgagttcattggaaatcaaaggaaaatatttttatgaatgtatgaatgcatgaatatatgtatgcatggatgtatgaatgccacatatacagacatggtaacacaaacatggtgcacataagataggttcaaaagttcaacgtcacgagcatgaggtcaaagaaccaaacatgggatagtaataggggttaatcacctgcacaacatgttctactgatacgtcagagtccacattcttctttcggatattaccggcttgcacaactgaacttgtgagccaataatattcttaagaaaaactcgtctgcgtgtgattctccgcatgacaactaacccaagtctacacctgaatagtttctgcatcaCAACCTAAGAAGGCCAAGATGGGATAATGGGTTCTACGGTCAACTCAGCTTCtatagttcaatgaaagcaataatgttttcgcaaatgaacttgctaaacatatactaccagcaAGGAatctccactgagcggaaggattctcatgacagcttgttaaggactgaactccttgtatgtcATACATGACTTtacctccacctaattcttatgtgtacttaatccgggttaggatttgtccataatgtatctcaaatGACGGAATGACACATatatcatgaaataaaaaatatgtacaaaataaacaagtataagcaactattaaagtgatctaaaactctaaggtaacccctcttttaaaaagctttgtcaagtccccagcagagtcgccagttctgtaactcggtttttcgacgaactgactccttgctcttttttttttgcaagagtctccaccgacttttattttgtccaatatttaggaaaggcataaaagaacagaaaaaagaccttctgacagattttgggttcggggggttggttatacaaagggaaggttttaagcaccctttgaatccatggttatccatgggctcttaattgcttagctcaattttgtttaaatgctttattgatttgaaaatagaagaagtgaagatggacaataggtcacataggtctttgaagagtttcaccgggaataatgcccttcaaataccagatgaaagtttctggaaatagatgagaagttttgaaaacacgttgtttgtaaatgaaaggtgtttgagcaagcaattaggagttacctactctcaatttataagatctttcctatgcatttaatacttttcttaaatgatggtatgatttaaaaaaaaaaaagtaataagagggaaaaccatagaggtgaaagtgtgcaaagtgctttttttttaagttttatcttgattagaaatgttttagctcaaaggtaaaaatatggtccaagtggacaaaaggaagatgacagaaacataaacaatgcgtccaaatggacaaagaaaaaatagcggaagcataaataatatgtccaaatggacaaagagaaaatagcggaaacataaataatatgtccaaatggacaaagaaaaaatagcggaaacataaataatatgtccaaatggacaaagagaaaataacataaacataaataatacgtccaaatggacaaagagaaaatgacagaaacataaataatacgtccaaatggacaaagagaaaatagcagaaacataaataatacgtccaaatggacaaagagaaaatagcagaaacataaataatacgtccaaatggacaaagagaaaataacagaaacataaatgaaattctggactcagacacgcgatgtcttacacgatgtcacgacatcactatctgaatgtttttaaacaaatgaccaaaaagtaaacataaaataacacaggaaaattgttaacccagttcggtgcaaacacacctacatctgggggctaccaagccagggaggaagtccactataagtaatattaattcaaggtaatacaactcaatattacgcctttcacttaatatctacccaatgcaacttcaatctaaaccgcTAGACTAgagctcctactcactccccctcaatcacagcagtgatgaaaaactaacagacgaaaagcAAACGAAGACACCcttcaaaacacaccttgatcttgcttaaaagcttcgatcaagaacaatagtactcttgcttaaaagctttgagtactttttacaactcaaaacaaaaacgcctagaccaagacaatcatcatgatgattgtttggcttacaataAATCTAGTACACAAACGAACAACACAACAAACTTCTGGACGCCAAACCCTTAAAAAAAAACGCatccagcagcttcttcatttgatatatataaccttgcagcagctgggtCTTGGatccaataataattttaaaccaaattaaaaccATTTCCATAAGGCAAAGATCCATCGCATAACGTTGTTCTGAAACAaaacaatatccaaagtttccaaaagaggcgcgcaaagacttaacagatcaaataaccaaaacgcgaacatagtaaaacacagcagcttcggatgtcatgacatcggtcttgacatcagtaaaaacctgcacaagaaaaacttcaaaacaatgcatgtcatgacaccggtcttgacatgataaagacactatttgttttaccaaaaaatacagccaatcaaaaacatctacaataaataatacgtccaaatggacaaagagaaaataacagaaatataaataatacatccaaatggacaaagagaaaataacataaacataaataataaataataaaataaagcataaagcaagaaatataaagaacaatataataaaatgcggaaattaaagtcaattgttagtatgttagcacgtgaatcatcttgaagctagtcaagtatatccacgatgttagtgaagatcgatggtgagtgaatgatgatctcggatttaaagttaatgaaaatttatcagaagtttgatagaatcatagcgactacacgatatcttaaatctaaaacaaattaaacctaattcatttttttttgtttttttttttttgttttttttttttgtttttttaagttaattaaaagcaAATTAAACAAAtagttatacaaataattaaacttaacaagaaaaataaatctagttatgtataaaattagtatataatatataaacctaatttaacaaaataaaatattttttttcgaattttttgataggttagaaataattaaaaaaagcaaatatatacataattactaactaattaagcaaaataaattaactatgaataaaaataaatatttttatgtcaaatattagattataaaaatataaacctaaatctaaaaggaaaatatttttggagttttttgattggttgaaaataattaaaaagcaatgtttacataattactaattaattaagaaaaataaattaattatgaaaagaaataaaatatttttatgttaaaaattaaataaacattttatcaacttaaaactaaaattaaaacatttttttttgagaaattgaaaatatgcataaatatggagtttttaattcatgaactcctaacactactacatattaaaaactacattgtacttactctatgatgtcccaagagtggaatagagtgattgaaattgattgaaggtggctatttgaatgagccttgatttttacaagtttattgaaacttttgaaaaatataaaactctTAAGCTAtggctttgttgttgttgttatgctctcccttttttttctctcttttttttctctcccttgaatgaagaaaatgaagctctatttataggcaaatgatttaatatggaagccttgcaagtggaaattgtcatgattgattttgtggaaaaagaatggaatattcttttatgctaggttaaaaaCTTAACCATGATTTAAGCACTCaattattattctcttcaatcttgcaattttatctttaagaatcttgaatggtcatttcttgcatcacatgaagcttccttgcattatccttgaattatctttgaattatctcactttaattgaattttaaataaataaaattcaataaaaaatgaaataaaaatgtcatgaatcatggatatattTTGACTTCCCTTAACCATATtataatcaagattgaatcacaaaagaattggcctttttgaaaaaaaaatcaagttttggtcattacttgtttcatgcatttttccaaaaaaggtgaacttcatcaaggcatatctccctcaattttgatcctatgaaagtgttcttgtactttttggaaagcccaagatatcctctacaagccactttggaagcttttttgcatttggagaagttatcttaatgatatgggctttgacaaaaaacagctttttgttgactttcaaaatgacctgtaatgttttgacttatatctcttatgcggaagcatttcttgacctcgggcccaacatcaaagttgtagagaatttaatttccttgagaatgagctttggttggaatttttctgataaattatgagagagttatggtcggtcaaagttcagttgacttttaggtaaaaaactttaattttgcaattttgagttttgttgatttctaaacttttcttgatgaattatgatcaatcctttatcaaatgatgaatattacttcaaatgattgatgttgaccaaaaatattgatttttgactgcagttgacttttttcaaatgaGTTGCAGTTTTAcgatctttcaatgaatcaaggtcttctcctccgttgaatgatatgaatggaatataatgttgatttgaaggcctttgaatcataATTTGAGTCTTgtaatcatctcctgattaaaagacaatcctctggtgaaattaggtcaaaaccctaatttggcgcttcGGGCGATCTAGAGAGTTGCctgccttaaactgagccatccttggacttgaatattgattgaaggaacctttgaatcttgagagaaggttgaacctcttgtgggcctcaaaaccctaatttcttcaactttctcttgatcattcttCTGTTTTTTTGACACACAAgtaacaaactttttttttaatattttttgttagtaaataaaaatatgcatgatgataaataataatgataatgatcataacgcttagaaaatgatgggatctcagaggtccaaaattggggtgcaacacacagGCCACAATTGTGGTCTATTGGTTGAATACACAATGTCTCTTGGGGAAGAACCTTAGTCTAGTTCATCTCACTCACATCAAATTCTTCATGAAATTGAAACTCACTATCCTCATAACTACTCTCAGTTGCCACATAATCCTCATCAATGTTTCTTCAGCCTCAATATTATTAGCAACACCATTAACCTCAATGTTATCTTCCTCATTACCAACTCCAGCCTCAACATTATTAGCAACACAATCATCCTCAATGTTATCTTCCTCATTACTAACTTCAGCCTCAACATTGTTAGCAACACCATCCTCAATGTTATCTTCTTCATTACCTACTCCAGCCTCAACATCCTCATCATCACCATCAACCTCAATGTGGACTTCTTCATCAATATCAACCTCAATGTTATTTGCATTTTTGAATCCAATGCATTGTACATCATCATCAACCTCAATGTTAGCATCTAACTCACTTCCATCAACAATATCAGGAATTTCAACTTCATGCTCCACATATAAGTCAACTACTTCATATCCTTCCACATCTTTTGAAAATTGCAGAACATCCTTATCATTATTCAATAGTCTAAGACCACTAGCAAAACTATATGTAGGGTTCCAATACCATGGGCACTTAATATTTGCATAACCCTTATTCTTAATCATACCTCGTATCTCCATGTATGACATATAGTCTACATCCCAACCCCATTTCATCTCAGTAACTTGGCCATTAACATACCACTTAACAGATTCCTCAACTAATTATTCTCTATGGTGTATCCTCAATCTAACCTTGTTAGTCTTAGGAGGCCTGGCAAATATTCGACAAAAACATTTACAAATTAACAAACAAACACTAACataacacaaacaaacactgagaAACACACGGGACCACAAATGCACATAAACAATGCccaacaaataaacaaacaacGGGACCACAAACAAATCAACAAACCAAAGTGATTTAGGGTCCACTGACAATAGAAAAAGGGATAAGCCAAGCAAATAAACACACAATAGTTGACCTCTTCATTTCTATTCTTCTGATGTTTTGGAGTCGTCATTTTCGGTCTCAAACTTGAAGGTGAACTTGAACTTAAGCGCGATGGTGGATGAAACTTCAAGAACTTGACTCAAGAAGGGTGGATGGGAACGAAAAGGATGGATGGAAACAAAAATTAGGGCAACGATGATTGGGAAAAGGGACTTCAGAACTTATGGTtgtttctaataataataatctgaAACGTTACaaatattaaaacaataaaaattatgttataattaattaaaaattcatCGTACTTTATAGAAATTATAATattcaatttattaataaaatatattcaattcaTTAAAACACATGACACATCAACTAAAATGGATGGGGACCATGTAAATCCATGTTAAACTATGGGATAAGATTCGTTAGTCTTGTAATAAGGGAACGCTTTGTTTAAAAAGTCCAAACTAAGAAgataaaaaatgcatttaagcctaataataatataaaattgagtgaagacccattttggtccctcacaaatattacacgagtcaaattagtccctcacaaaaaaattgacccaacttaatcccttacaaaatttaaccggatcatattagtccttctgctaatatttttcttaaatcggttttttctacttctaaatcggttcttttcatacttctaaaccgtgactggactgacacgttagatttttttttaaatactaaattaatttttatttttaatttcattgttaaacagttatcaatgaataatatcaaaaaagccaaaattatttcttataaagtaatttttaaacaagtaatttccatgatttctactaatattaacaaattctatacataaatttttacctatgaggtctcaaatccaagtcccttcaagttaaatgattttcactttacaactagacaaatcaatttctatcgttaataaagtgactatcatttacaactagaaaaatcaatttctattgttagtaaaacaACTATTATTTataacaagacaaatcaatttctattgttagtaaagtgattatcatttacaactagataaatcaatttctattgctaataaagtgattatcatttacaactggacaaatcaatttctacggttagtaaagtgactatcaataacaactagacaaatcaatttctattgttagtaaagtgactattatttaaaaatagacaaatcaatttctattgtattaaattgactgtcatttaatctgaaaaGACTTAGGTTCGAggccatattgatacaaatttgtattttttattttaaatttagaattgtttaagattaaccacgtgggcctgagttcaactccttataagaaacaattttggcttttttatattattaatttataattgcttaaaaatgaaattaaaaataaaaatcaatttagtatttaaaaaataaaaaataaataaaatccaacgtggcagtccagtcacagtttaaaactagaaaaaaaaactgatttgagaaaaatattagcagaaggactaatatgatccggttaaattttgtaagagattaagttgggtcaatttttttgtgagggattaATTTGACtcatgtaatatttgtgagggaccaaaatggatcttcactctaTAAAATTTTAAGAACttgtgaaataaataataaataaaataaatataagaaaTTACAAAATTATCACTAATTTAGTccaaataaattgtttaatttaaCAACTAACCTTTTACAAAGTTagtccaaaattatatatatatatatatatatatatatatatatatatatatatatatatatatatatatatatatatatatatatatatatatatatatatatatatatatatatatatatatatatatatatatatatatatatggggaatGCTATAACACACCCATTcatttttatgaaggtgtgtgTTAGCATCATGCACCTCTTTAAATGAACcaataaatttttttctctttcttcaacTTTAAATGAACCAATAAAAAACTTTCTCTTTCTTCACAATTAATTAACTTTAagagtaataattttttttttgtcaatttcATCCCTCCTGGTGTGTATTAATGATGGTTATtgtataaataaaagaaaacaaatactttttttgttttattataaaaaaaatactttgcTCTACTATGTTTTCGtgtattttttttaccttttaattatcaATTAACAACAAGTACATGTTTTTGAAAtacaacataaaagatattttttaaaattttattaaaacaatTTTCTAAAAAAGAAGCTAATACTAAaaagcaaaatataaaatagaagacttttattcttaaaaaacaacacaaaaaataCTAATAGTAATTAACATTAACATTTTTAACTAAAACAATTAataattctcttttttttttttaatacacctcaaacaaaattattttcaatttttttaccgacataactttataaaaaaaaattggagataaaattaactttaaaaaaacaCGGATTACTTAATCATAAAATTAAATGAAAGTATTTTTTATGTTGTATTTCAAAAACATTTACTAACATATGATTATAAAGTTGTTAATTtatcattaaaatgaaaaaataatcaCAAGAATACACAGTAGAGCAaagtatttgttttatttcatttatacaaTAACCATCATTAATATACACCAAGAGGGATgaaattgacaaaaaaaaaatatatattaataatcttAAAGTTAATTAATTGTGAAGAAAGAGAAATTTTTTATTGGTTCATTTAAAGTGTGAAGAAAGAGAAAGTTTTTTATTGGTTCATTTAAAGAGGTGCATGATGCTAACACACACCTTGATAAAAATGAATGGGTGTGTTATAGCATTCCCAAATAAATTATCACTAATTTAGTccaaataaattgtttaatttaaCAACTAACATTTTACAAAGTTagtccaaaattatatatatatatatatatatatatatatatatatatatatatatatatatatatatatatatatatatatatatatatatatatatatatatatatatataggtttaGGGTTTATCCTATACAAAAATagctcaattaatttttttatataaattaagtaCAGAAATTAAAACATTTAATTCTTTGTAAAAATAAACAGAAGTATGactaaaataagttatttttttataaaaaaaaatactaattacaatttatttatattaatgaataaatgtaaataaatattatcgTTATAGATGGAAGTCTAAACCGGAGACTACACCTATTTTATGAAgttttttaaaaaccggaccggtcatcgaatcGGTGAGGGTGCTAGGTCACtagtttatcggtcgaaccactgagtcactggtcgaaccgcacgaccaaaccggattaaaccggataacttgattgaatagacctgtcattatatagatataaaaccggtcgaaccggatgagtcagtctctaaaaaaatataactagcttttaaattttttaaaaatatcatatcataaattcacaatttcataacttaaattcaaattttaaacaaaggtatcacacataacaaaatagtaaaaaattacaaagtctaattgcaaacaaagtctaattacaacataatctaaacaaagtctaattacaacataatttaattgaatagtttataacaaaataactccaatgtgtaccaaatttaattaaaaataggatcctcctaaaaagaaaatcaaataaaattcaatatgtttatgctatttaagaaaatttattagcaaagataacaaatggacaataaagtttttaatttgtcactaaaaaactatgtgagaatgctatttaagtaatacactactaaatatattaaaataaagttaaaaaaaaaaagtttaaaagaaatgttaaaaaaaaattaaaaaaaagtttaaaaaaacaaaaaaaagcaattaaaccgccggttttcccggttttcaccggttctcatcggtttgatggcatacccgatccgactattgaaccagaccggctacatggccggttcccggttcgaccggtccaaccggccggtccggtccgatttttaaaacactgatactGATTTTATTCACACCACctaaattgaattaaatttactaaagattaaattaaaaatattataattttgtaaagacttaagatatattaatttaactttaaattttagcacataaattttaattattctttATATTTGGTTTCCTGGTTTTTTACAGTCAGCCCCATATCAATAAAGttacattaaaaatattaaaataaccttatattaaaaatataatttctaAATCGATCGTTATTTGTTTCCTTTTGCATACTAATCTATGTATTTTTCTAGACAAATTTCTTATACAAGAACAAATATAATAAGATTGCAgtaatttattcattaaaaaaccaattagtttatttacaattatttaTAACCACTCTTTATAAAATTTATGGCTTAAtaaacttcaaaaataatataacaaattaTGCGTGTTTCGGTTTTGATATGGGTAAAAAACACGACTTCTATCGACAAACATTGACTGCAGTTAAAACTTATTGTGAATATATTTAGCTGTAACCAGATATTTGTAAGTTGAaactagaaagaaaaaaaaaatcgttttttattcttttccattttatatatgaatatataaaatTAAGTCAAAAGAGGAAATAAATACATAATTTTCCTATTTCTGCTTTTATAAAATCTCATTCATGTAAAGAACTatttttctcaatattttcaCCTCTGTTTCAATACTTTAACACAAGAATCATCGTTATTATCATTTTCTATACGAAGAATGAGAATTTTCCGAACGAGAAAATGTGTGTACGTTCTTCCTCTCACAGCTTTCTTGATTGTTCTCATCATGTTCTTCCTTCAGCATCACAATCTTGAAACAGTTACAACAACTCAAACCAAGGTAATAATTATTCTCAGCCTAAATTTTCTTGATTCTCTTTATCATTTCAAGATTTTATGCATGTTGGTCCCCATGCATGTATTTAACGTGAACAGTGaaattgattcttgattaataaCTTCTTGAATTCAGTATGATCCAGAAAAACAAGAATTGATTCAAGTGCTGAAGAAAGCAGCAATGGAAGACAGAACAGTTATCCTCACCATGGTAGATGAATCACATGCAAGACCAGGATCTATGCTTGAAGTTTTTCTACAAAGCTTCGAATATGGACACGGGACTCGAAGATTCTTGAATCACTTAGTTATCATAACTATGGACCAACAAGCTTTTCGGTACTGCAGATTATTGCATCAACATTGCATTCATCCGGCCACTTTTCAACCTTACTTCTCCGCCAGAAGACCGTCCGTCACATCCCCGGATCACACTGTGTTATTCAGTTGGAGAAGAAATCATGTTCTGATACAAGTCATTGAATTGGGCTATAACATAATTTTTACGGTACGAAATAATGGCTTGTTAATCAATTTGAACAACTGCGTGTAATGATGTAACTTTTATTTTGATGCAGGAAACAGATGTACTGTGGCTGAAAAGTCCGTTGGTGAACTTCCATCCGCAGTACGAACTCAGCATTTCGTGCAATTTCGTAAATGTTGGAGAAGGCGCGTTTTCTGTACAAGAAGGGGGAATCTTCTTCATGAAAGCAAATTACGTGACCCCGGGATTCTTACAGGACTGGAAACTGACCAAGATTTTGCATCCAAACTCAACCGTCGATGAATCCATGTGTGCAACATTGGAGCTGCATAAAGACCTAGTTGACATTAATGGCGTTCGTGTTCATAGAATAGATACAAACCATTTCGGTGGATTTTGTCAGACATATAATGATATGTTGGAAGACGCAT
The Vicia villosa cultivar HV-30 ecotype Madison, WI linkage group LG6, Vvil1.0, whole genome shotgun sequence genome window above contains:
- the LOC131614054 gene encoding uncharacterized protein At1g28695-like, whose product is MRIFRTRKCVYVLPLTAFLIVLIMFFLQHHNLETVTTTQTKYDPEKQELIQVLKKAAMEDRTVILTMVDESHARPGSMLEVFLQSFEYGHGTRRFLNHLVIITMDQQAFRYCRLLHQHCIHPATFQPYFSARRPSVTSPDHTVLFSWRRNHVLIQVIELGYNIIFTETDVLWLKSPLVNFHPQYELSISCNFVNVGEGAFSVQEGGIFFMKANYVTPGFLQDWKLTKILHPNSTVDESMCATLELHKDLVDINGVRVHRIDTNHFGGFCQTYNDMLEDAYTIHANCCYDLESKVHDLKIVLDDWIRFRNRVSKSNATEKIALRWPQKCTEHTALEFS